One window of the Populus nigra chromosome 4, ddPopNigr1.1, whole genome shotgun sequence genome contains the following:
- the LOC133690681 gene encoding uncharacterized protein LOC133690681, translated as MSVEILDGATIVNFLEDEEAFSAQICDRFAHLDSDHDGRLSYGEMLKELQCLRLLETHFGVDVETDPDELALVYGSLFVQFDHDLNGTVDFEEFKSETKQMMLAMANGMGFLPVQMVLEEDSFLKKAVEWESAKLVA; from the coding sequence ATGAGTGTGGAGATTTTGGATGGTGCCACCATTGTGAACTTTCTGGAGGACGAGGAAGCATTCAGCGCGCAAATATGCGACCGCTTCGCCCACCTTGATTCAGACCATGATGGCCGGCTTTCCTACGGGGAAATGTTGAAGGAGCTGCAGTGTTTGAGGTTATTGGAAACCCACTTCGGCGTGGATGTGGAAACAGACCCGGATGAGCTTGCTCTCGTCTATGGTTCTCTTTTTGTCCAATTTGATCATGACTTGAATGGGACAGTGGACTTTGAAGAGTTCAAGTCAGAGACGAAGCAAATGATGCTAGCCATGGCCAATGGTATGGGTTTCTTGCCTGTTCAGATGGTCCTGGAAGAAGACAGTTTCCTGAAGAAGGCTGTGGAGTGGGAATCTGCTAAACTCGTTGCCTGA